From Danaus plexippus chromosome 11, MEX_DaPlex, whole genome shotgun sequence, the proteins below share one genomic window:
- the LOC116765809 gene encoding peroxidase-like: MEIGLRSFLIISLVGFSLYSCLEPTYYDTYTGYVLSLEEVKGHIKRNSSEWCVSEVLPCNPQETRRLDGTCNNLKHPNRGASHTPTYRLLPAHYDKDFEPRKSKSGKPLPLCRKIRTSMLAEGRVPDTELTQLLLHFWVFVSSDVLSLHDTVNYILWKPYCCQERGKTDKGCIPNIIPEDDPVHRFSSIRCMNLTRPWSYQSTGCYRNDTTPERIITASPAYDLSHVYGLSLKLINEKHRSFKNGMLKFEVENNMIWPPSTKTPVNLCLLNQKPKETRCHDTPESGSNSVLGLNLFVIWTWRFHNFVASELSRINPCWSDDRLFFTARDIVIAYYMQMFYYELSPTLLGYENLLRDGVLSPFKDFRDFYKEDLLPQISIEYPVVLRWAHTITEGVLKMYDAKGNYLNETKIVDLTLRTGYLVENLEFITHGAYRQPAAKNDGIVDPDISEKGLGPHQRASDLPTSDMCKNRYFGLAPYIKYRKLCSGVDYRSFDDLIEVMDPERIEILKELYEHVEDIDLMAGIYSERYVQGGHVPLTLYCVVVEQMMRTMMSDRHWYERPNRPNAFTRNQLLQIRKASVAQMLCLVGDGVTHIQPHAFSMPGPGNEMCSCKMIEKINFWAWKDTSCGLSNA; the protein is encoded by the exons atggaaATCGGTCTTAGaagttttttgattatttcacTTGTTGGATTTAGTTTGTATTCGTGCCTTGAACCAACTTATTATGATACTTACACTGGATATGTTTTGTCGTTAGAAGAAGTCAAAGGCcacattaaaagaaatagttCAGA atggTGTGTGAGTGAAGTGTTACCATGTAACCCACAAGAGACAAGGCGACTGGATGGAACCTGTAACAACCTCAAGCACCCCAACAGAGGAGCCTCGCACACCCCGACATATAGGCTGCTACCAGCCCATTATGATAAGG attttGAGCCAAGAAAATCCAAGAGCGGTAAACCTCTGCCGCTATGTAGGAAAATCCGTACGTCAATGTTAGCCGAGGGGAGAGTCCCTGACACCGAATTGACACAGCTATTGTTGCATTTCTGGGTATTTGTTTCGTCTGACGTGTTATCATTGCATGATACAG tAAACTACATTTTATGGAAACCATATTGCTGTCAAGAGAGAGGGAAGACAGACAAGGGTTGTATTCCGAACATAATCCCTGAAGATGATCCTGTTCATCGCTTCTCTTCTATCCGCTGCATGAACTTAACAAGACCTTGGAGTTACCAATCTACAGGATGTTATAGAAATGACACTACCCCAGAAAGA ATAATAACAGCTAGTCCCGCATACGATTTATCTCACGTGTATGGtctctctttaaaattaataaatgaaaagcacagaagttttaaaaatggtaTGCTCAAGTTtgaagttgaaaataatatgatatggCCCCCAAGCACAAAGACTCCAGTCAACCTATGTCTTCTTAATCAAAAACCGAAGGAAACTCGTTGTCATGATACTC CTGAATCGGGTTCCAATAGTGTACTGGGTCTTAATCTTTTTGTCATCTGGACTTGGCGTTTTCACAATTTCGTGGCATCAGAACTATCAAGAATCAATCCTTGCTGGTCTGATGACAGACTCTTCTTCACAGCCAGAGATATCGTCATTGCTTACTATATGCAGATGTTCTATTATGAATTGTCACCGACACTGTTGG GTTACGAAAATCTTCTTCGAGACGGAGTTCTTTCACCTTTCAAAGACTTTAGAGATTTTTACAAGGAGGATCTCTTGCCACAAATATCTATAGAATATCCTGTGGTTCTTAGATGGGCTCACACTATAACTGAGGGAGTACTAAA aatgtaCGACGCAAAAGGAAATTATTTGAACGAGACAAAGATCGTCGATTTAACATTAAGAACGGGATATTTAGTTGAAAATTTAGAATTCATCACACATGGTGCATACAGGCAGCCGGCTGCTAAGAATGATGGAATTGTCGATCCAGAT ATTTCAGAAAAAGGTCTCGGGCCTCATCAAAGAGCATCCGATTTACCAACAAGTGATATGTGCAAGAATCGTTACTTTGGGTTGGCACCTTATATTAAGTATAGAAAACTGTGCTCGGGAGTAGATTACCGGAGTTTTGATGATTTAATAGAAGTCATGGATCCAGAA AGGATAGAGATTCTAAAGGAATTGTATGAACACGTTGAAGACATAGATTTAATGGCTGGAATATATTCAGAGAGGTATGTTCAAGGAGGTCATGTTCCCCTCACCCTGTACTGTGTCGTCGTAGAACAGATGATGAGGACGATGATGTCTGACAGACATTGGTACGAGAGACCGAATAGACCGAACGCGTTTACCAGAA ATCAGCTGTTACAGATTAGAAAGGCATCTGTAGCTCAGATGCTATGTTTGGTTGGAGATGGAGTGACACATATACAGCCTCATGCTTTCTCTATGCCAGGGCCCGG GAATGAGATGTGTAGCTGTAAAATGATCGAGAAAATCAATTTTTGGGCTTGGAAAGATACAAGTTGTGGATTAAGCAACGCATAA